Proteins co-encoded in one Stomoxys calcitrans chromosome 5, idStoCalc2.1, whole genome shotgun sequence genomic window:
- the LOC106084328 gene encoding putative helicase mov-10-B.1 isoform X2, whose amino-acid sequence MTDIYMDHASRLKKLCEDLRRSLQSMRIQQMQPLDYLDINTSTSKEFLDNASKTSSGYDEEFNDDSDQESHKNSTFEENKVNEIIVISDDDDEDSDAWTICSNFDDEYYTFSLDDVLPVKPEKLFFKTKNHLPSYPPSEKLKVSNKQNFSLASLGDSEVIKKYMKTLRLTHDNVKEVLQTMLEIEDITEMLDYTDLAQKDVTITWTEKRQYKFAIQKLNIPNNVNIDDVVVPFMDDLVVIPKASSLIEETTPPKYIIDRLFPHPHEYEMDQSLRRRVGSVTKVTKDEIHFRFCEDENFTAIQKFALSGTKYDIVIRPRRLPVRYQYRALELLGESEDLRQYLFPQANLLKAIKQGPRMELNLFNSTIASNPEQLEAVNCILEGPNPNAPFVIFGPPGTGKTTTIVESILQLRLLKPGSRILVAAGSNAACDTIALRICQYFNSNTVLQEIEQRDPKTQKSLIRIYSKSIIEKGLHHIDPLLQAKSNCQLGVHYYPSVEHIRQHGIVVATLCTVGKLVTGDIGEMNFFSHIFIDEAGASTEPEALVGIMGIKSSNCRVILSGDHKQLGPILKSERANQLGLGKSLMERLLSCECYGIDDNANYDRSIQARLKRNYRSHPEIVKIFNHLYYKNELIAEAKKEDVNLAAKWCKLPNPNFPIIFQAVHGITEKDTVTPSSRNNLELKVLMWFLRRLLFDGIDGQRVAQSDIGIITPYRLQNKLIQYELQDHGWTGVESGSVEAFQGREKQIIVVSLVRSFAGLGFVRNPKFISPL is encoded by the exons ATGACTGATATATATATGGACCATGCCAGCCGCCTAAAGAAGCTGTGCGAGGATCTTCGTAGATCATTGCAAAGCATGCGAATTCAA caaaTGCAACCTTTGGACTATTTAGACATCAATACCTCAACTtcaaaagagtttttggacaATGCTTCCAAAACCAGCAGTGGATATGATGAAGAGTTCAATGATGACAGTGATCAGGAATCCCATAAAAATTCAACCTTTGAGGAAAACAAGGTTAACGAGATAATTGTTATATCCGATGACGACGATGAAGACAGTGATGCCTGGACCATATGTTCCAATTTCGATGATGAATACTATACCTTTAGTTTAGATGATGTTTTGCCAGTTAAACCTGAAAAATT atttttcaaaaccaaaaatcattTGCCTTCTTATCCACCAAGTGAAAAACTGAAAGTGTCTAATAAGCAAAACTTTTCCTTGGCCTCATTGGGCGATAGTGAAGTTATCAAGAAATACATGAAGACCTTACGTTTAACGCATGACAATGTGAAAGAAGTGCTTCAAACAATGCTTGAAATCGAAGATATAACCGAAATGTTGGACTATACGGATTTAGCCCAGAAAGATGTTACAATCACCTGGACAGAAAAACGCCAATATAAGTTTGCG aTTCAAAAACTTAACATTCCCAATAATGTGAATATTGATGATGTCGTTGTACCTTTCATGGATGATTTGGTGGTCATACCAAAGGCAAGCAGTTTAATTGAAGAAACAACTCCTCCAAAATATATCATAGATCGTTTATTTCCCCATCCGCATGAATATGAAATGGATCAAAGTTTAAGGCGACGCGTTGGCTCTGTTACCAAAGTAACCAAAGATGAGATACATTTCCGTTTCTGTGAAGATGAAAATTTTACTGCAATTCAGAAATTCGCTTTGTCAGGTACAAAGTATGACATTGTAATTCGACCACGTCGTTTGCCGGTTCGTTATCAATACCGTGCCTTAGAATTGTTGGGTGAAAGTGAGGATTTGCGTCAGTATTTATTTCCTCAAGCTAATCTTTTAAAGGCAATAAAACAGGGACCAAGAATGGA attaaatttatttaattcaaCCATAGCCTCCAATCCGGAACAGTTAGAAGCTGTCAACTGTATATTAGAAGGTCCCAATCCCAATGCTCCATTTGTGATTTTCGGTCCACCAG GAACTGGCAAAACCACAACTATAGTGGAATCTATACTACAATTGCGACTTCTGAAACCAGGAAGCCGTATACTTGTCGCCGCCGGTTCCAATGCTGCTTGTGATACCATTGCATTACGAATATGCCAATATTTTAATAGCAATACCGTGTTGCAAGAAATCGAACAACGTGATCCCAAAACTCAAAAATCCCTTATACGCATCTATTCGAAGAGTATTATTGAAAAGGGTTTACATCATATTGATCCGCTGTTGCAGGCCAAATCTAATTGTCAACTTGGTGTTCATTACTATCCTTCGGTGGAGCATATACGTCAACATGGCATTGTTGTTGCCACCTTATGCACGGTTGGCAAATTGGTTACCGGCGATATTGGTGAAATGAATTTCTTTTCCCATATTTTTATTGATGAAGCTGGTGCTTCTACAGAGCCCGAGGCTTTAGTTGGTATTATGGGTATAAAATCATCAAATTGCCGTGTtattttatcgggagatcataAACAATTGGGACCAATTTTAAAATCCGAACGAGCCAATCAATTGGGCTTGGGAAAATCTCTAATGGAAAGATTGCTAAGTTGTGAATGCTATGGTATTGATGATAATGCCAACTATGATCGCAGCATACAGGCAAGATTGAAGCGCAACTATCGCTCACATCCGGAGATTGTGAAGATTTTCAATCATTTGTACTACAAAAATGAATTGATTGCAGAGGCGAAAAAAG AAGATGTCAATTTAGCTGCCAAATGGTGTAAATTGCCCAATCCCAACTTTCCCATTATATTTCAAGCTGTACACGGTATTACCGAAAAAGATACGGTTACACCCAGTTCACGTAACAATCTGGAATTGAAAGTGCTAATGTGGTTTCTAAGACGTTTGCTCTTTGATGGCATAGATGGTCAACGTGTGGCCCAATCTGATATTGGTATTATAACACCATATCGTTTACAAAACAAATTGATACAATATGAGCTGCAAGATCATGGTTGGACTGGAGTCGAAAGTGGTAGTGTTGAAGCATTTCAAGGCagagaaaaacaaattattgttGTTTCGTTGGTGAGATCATTTGCCGGCCTGGGATTTGTTAGGAATCCAAAG TTTATCTCTCCCTTATAG
- the LOC106084327 gene encoding general transcription factor 3C polypeptide 3 has translation MKTVNGVVRKRSLCVEFVEQLFLLVCICLHRILFLSANMDISLSGSCEVVIEEIDSNDIPEEELSQFQETQPLKVLQLVTDDEEEEGNLIQKFVHGEADFPDFYTKLEPHEEPDDEDDGEEDGQLSADDTEAMMVDNPIPEDEAMKEMQNVDTSVNYNYGESGRKKKSIRRNRRNETDSDDGPSASRKSRGGGTGGTGVRKRSLLNAALQGLMGEANLSFARGQIQMAEKICLEIIRQNPLAPEPFFTLAEIYESRDTEKFLNFLTIAVHLNPSDRYQWIRIAEMHIAQGNLQRARIYYTRAIKVHSRDYDLRLRKARLLDMMGEKTAAMFTYLKMIQHCPAERHELCLVTAKNVARHFHGLNKYHLALEAMESAYGVCGHLFSLEDLNLYMELCILNKHYSKVLQCLRERTNLELETEKENQLDLIFYCVIPDDYVPDFRAKLCVALINLKAHHLLGYLIQNIHEHIPPLENDRLNLYCDIAEALMQEHKYAEAISLLRPITDGDLIDCPAIIWLKQAECLRHLNRCNEAIDSYTKVVEYAPYCYEAKFTLSALLKQQGRHIEAVKALEQSGEHEGQPLHARLLYERCIMLQQINEIDEFLEIGCVLLGRHSLKFRNREEMLAAANGGSFYNSEGLKVILQMRNIIGDEADKALEISKTNAASASDDLSVHDEYKLFLELMRIGFLHKNYGILERMSFAVVTTKRFINYHVDLERIMILACYFNNDCTIAFSYLREMIHKNASSKPLWNLLVLLIQKGQDLRYHRYINRLIPRYPQAKPLRILTGHYHLHCSSYKYALNIYVPIFKEQPTALLALCIAGIFQQISMQKKVLRKCAAVTQALVFAHKYGQMRSSAFALSPNKVDATMEDSVTYQEINYNIARIYHQSGLFHLAIEYYEKALNFSHPLLVEHEKILGLKQEIAFNLHLIYKSSGNLAKARHYLYEYCVV, from the coding sequence ATGAAAACGGTTAACGGCGTTGTGAGAAAACGGTCACTGTGTGTTGAGTTTGTTGAACAgctgtttttacttgtttgcattTGTTTACATCGCATTTTGTTTCTTTCGGCCAACATGGATATATCGCTTTCCGGATCTTGTGAAGTAGTTATCGAGGAAATTGATAGCAATGATATTCCCGAAGAGGAATTATCCCAATTCCAAGAGACACAACCTCTTAAGGTATTGCAACTAGTCACAGATGACGAAGAGGAAGAGGGCAATTTGATACAGAAATTTGTGCATGGTGAAGCCGACTTTCCGGATTTCTATACAAAACTGGAACCCCATGAGGAACcagatgatgaagatgatggcGAGGAAGACGGCCAACTATCAGCCGATGATACTGAGGCAATGATGGTAGACAATCCAATACCAGAAGACGAAGCCATGAAGGAAATGCAAAATGTGGACACTTCGGTAAATTATAACTATGGTGAGTCGGGCAGAAAAAAGAAGTCCATACGCAGAAATAGAAGAAATGAGACAGATTCCGACGATGGGCCATCAGCCAGTCGTAAATCTAGAGGAGGCGGCACAGGCGGTACTGGTGTCCGCAAAAGATCTCTACTCAATGCAGCGCTCCAGGGACTAATGGGTGAGGCAAATTTAAGTTTTGCCCGCGGCCAAATTCAAATGGCGGAGAAAATTTGTTTGGAGATTATACGCCAAAATCCTTTGGCCCCAGAACCTTTCTTTACTTTGGCGGAAATCTATGAGTCACGGGATACAGAAAAATTCCTAAACTTCCTAACCATTGCAGTACATTTGAATCCCAGTGATCGTTATCAATGGATACGCATAGCTGAAATGCACATAGCCCAGGGAAATTTACAAAGAGCTCGCATATATTACACTAGGGCCATTAAGGTGCACTCGCGGGACTATGATTTGCGCTTGCGCAAAGCCCGTCTACTAGATATGATGGGGGAGAAAACAGCAGCCATGTTTACATATTTGAAAATGATACAACACTGTCCGGCTGAGCGGCATGAGCTGTGTTTGGTAACGGCCAAAAATGTAGCCAGACACTTTCATGGCCTTAATAAATATCATCTGGCCTTGGAGGCCATGGAGAGCGCATATGGAGTTTGTGGTCATCTTTTCTCGCTGGAAGATTTGAATCTCTATATGGAACTATGCATATTGAATAAACACTATTCCAAGGTATTGCAGTGTCTAAGAGAGCGAACCAATCTCGAGCTGGAGACAGAGAAGGAAAATCAATTGGATTTGATATTCTATTGTGTTATACCGGATGATTATGTGCCCGACTTCAGGGCAAAACTTTGTGTGGCTCTCATAAATCTAAAGGCACATCACCTGCTGGGATATCTGATACAAAACATACACGAACACATACCACCATTGGAGAACGATAGATTGAATTTGTATTGCGACATTGCAGAGGCTCTTATGCAGGAACACAAATATGCAGAGGCCATTTCGCTATTGCGTCCCATCACCGATGGAGATCTTATTGACTGTCCCGCCATTATATGGCTGAAGCAAGCAGAATGTTTGCGTCATTTAAATCGTTGCAATGAGGCCATCGACAGCTATACCAAGGTTGTGGAATATGCTCCCTATTGTTATGAGGCAAAGTTTACACTGTCGGCTTTGCTGAAACAACAAGGCCGCCACATAGAGGCTGTGAAGGCTTTGGAACAGTCTGGGGAACATGAGGGCCAACCGTTGCATGCTCGATTATTATACGAACGTTGTATTATGCTGCAGCAAATCAATGAGATCGATGAGTTTCTGGAAATTGGCTGTGTGTTGTTGGGGCGCCACTCTTTAAAGTTTCGCAATCGTGAGGAAATGTTGGCTGCGGCAAATGGCGGTTCGTTTTACAATTCTGAAGGTCTGAAAGTCATACTGCAAATGCGCAATATTATAGGTGATGAAGCTGATAAGGCTTTGGAGATTTCCAAAACCAACGCAGCGTCAGCTAGCGATGATCTCTCCGTACACGATGAATATAAACTATTTTTGGAATTAATGCGCATTGGTTTCCTGCACAAGAACTATGGCATCTTGGAGAGAATGAGTTTTGCGGTGGTCACCACCAAACGTTTCATTAACTATCACGTTGATTTGGAACGCATCATGATTTTGGCCTGCTACTTTAACAATGACTGCACCATAGCCTTCTCGTATCTTAGAGAAATGATACACAAGAATGCCAGTTCGAAACCATTGTGGAATCTTTTGGTATTGCTGATACAAAAGGGTCAAGATTTGCGTTACCATCGCTACATAAATCGTCTGATACCGCGATATCCCCAGGCTAAACCTTTGCGCATATTAACTGGCCACTACCATTTGCATTGCAGTTCGTACAAGTATGCTCTAAATATTTATGTGCCCATATTTAAAGAACAACCCACTGCTCTCTTGGCCCTGTGTATTGCTGGGATATTTCAACAGATCTCTATGCAGAAGAAAGTATTGCGCAAGTGCGCTGCCGTTACACAGGCCTTGGTATTTGCCCATAAATATGGGCAAATGAGATCCTCAGCATTTGCCTTGTCGCCAAACAAAGTCGACGCTACAATGGAGGATTCGGTGACATATCAAGAAATAAACTATAACATTGCCCGAATCTATCACCAGAGCGGCTTGTTTCACTTAGCCATCGAATATTACGAGAAAGCTTTGAATTTCAGCCATCCCCTGTTGGTGGAACACGAAAAGATTTTAGGTTTAAAACAGGAAATTGCTTTCAACTTACATTTGATATACAAATCAAGTGGAAATTTGGCCAAGGCTCGTCATTATTTATATGAATATTGTGTTGTCTAA
- the LOC106084332 gene encoding uncharacterized protein LOC106084332, with translation MNTTRGKFRPIQNVQPAQRLPRKFVVTYPNSTRTNCESWNIVAGRKGNPGTNISSIAVMANSKNPKVIQKKIANDRLTVVKSKMMVTPPPTARPLKQSSRPLRSVKSSSDQLPNPAPKGTFNYGNKDKCRDVRGAKKSNILPKLGASFRPKLDSKSRLNLISQEQFICLDNPLHLSHPPLLGVDMGIQAEEDEILNHSLVVGDIKIITPSKRIINEIEKLRKDLKTKQMLKAKRKFEQHAKRQEEHITDLNEFLEKSYVSKKPHKIQDSFEEGRKLLYSMDQLLNRQLPVTESIEDIKARIKRKEEELLQLFDNVESTGHMMMTNNGHNN, from the exons ATGAACACAACCAGAGGCAAATTTCGACCAATTCAAAACGTGCAACCAGCACAACGGTTGCCTAGAAAATTCGTTGTTACATATCCAAACTCAACTAGAACAAATTGTGAGTCATGGAACATTGTAGCAGGAAGAAAAGGCAATCCTGGAACTAATATTTCATCAATTGCAGTAATGGCTAATTCAAAAAACCCTAAagtaatacaaaagaaaatagcCAATGATCGCTTAACTGTGGTAAAGTCCAAAATGATGGTAACACCACCACCAACGGCAAGACCCTTAAAACAAAGCAGTCGTCCTTTAAGATCAGTGAAATCCTCCTCAGACCAATTGCCAAACCCGGCACCTAAAGGTACTTTCAACTATGGcaacaaagataaatgcagAGATGTGAGGGGAgccaagaaatcaaatattCTACCAAAGCTGGGTGCATCTTTTCGGCCTAAACTAGATTCCAAATCTCGGTTAAATCTTATTTCCCAAGAGCAGTTCATATGCTTAGATAATCCTTTGCATTTGTCACATCCGCCGCTGTTGGGTGTTGACATGGGCATTCAAGCAGAAGAAGATGAAATTCTTAATCATTCGTTGGTGGTGGGTGATATAAAAATTATCACTCCCTCGAAACGCATAattaatgaaattgaaaaactgCGCAAAGATTTAAAGACTAAACAAATGCTGAAAGCCAAACGGAAATTTGAGCAACATGCAAAGAGGCAAGAGGAACACATCACAGATTTAAACGAGTTCCTGGAAAAGTCATATGTCTCCAAGAAGCCACATAAAATCCAAGATTCTTTTGAAGAAGGACGAAA GCTTCTTTATTCCATGGACCAACTTTTAAATCGCCAGTTACCTGTGACCGAATCTATTGAGGACATTAAAGCCAGAATTAAACGCAAAGAAGAAGAACTTCTACAACTTTTTGATAATGTTGAGAGTACTGGTCACATGATGATGACCAATAATGGCCATAACAATTGA
- the LOC106084330 gene encoding DET1 homolog, with the protein MFTKPSQNLQHNLWARESNWSFGYHRPTPRFLYKSITPNLTIQNVDKPLSFLRKFTPDGSMLLAFSNDQRSLEVYQYQGVGKAAHLYGSYRGECITAADHSLDSLRIRQELFSTLFKKKYTIQLIDAGSTNRHVLNREFSLFLDDGHYVLLASVAGGSIFPIYQAYQEYPDLFDDADLYDYTFHLVDLRKGCLADTLRIEHDFIVLSHNHSVSLYGRTLAILSTYRQCIELLELDAKGKLKKLYTVGPYGSNLDRDRIMEHQLLCNNPLDHTHPVPMSHLKQKILAFFYTKALEEPTEFLRKEKLKQFYKHFGLIERMLILKMQLIDSDNILLRYEKRQSQMPLEMLVGNADTFSKNFKFYVFYNIPEQKVLKVFHKNSVTLLLMLRNYCDEFRNVRSLQMPWHASSPSNNDFFRAAFDVALKSFSGGLAEAADRFNPTLPISSQSFSTSPYLDYSLFNYDDRFISTLERPRLIGMDPIRFSDRNTDLLKFRVYLEKSSDTWQDYEMGNNPRDLVTFIFHPYEPFFISIQKFISRYVLNFHVYNTKTRVET; encoded by the exons ATGTTTACTAAGCCATCGCAAAATCTTCAACATAATCTTTGGGCACGTGAATCGAATTGGAGTTTTGGATACCATCGGCCAACACCCAGATTTCTCTACAAGAGTATCACTCCCAACTTGACCATACAGAATGTGGACAAGCCATTGTCATTTCTACGCAAATTTACTCCCGATGGCAGCATGCTACTGGCTTTCTCCAATGATCAGAGATCCTTAGAGGTATACCAATATCAGGGAGTGGGCAAAGCTGCCCATTTGTATGGCTCGTATCGAGGCGAATGTATAACGGCCGCTGATCACTCCCTGGATTCGTTGCGCATTAGGCAGGAATTGTTTAGCACtttgtttaaaaagaaatacaccATACAATTAATTGATGCCGGCAGCACCAATAGACATGTTTTAAATCGTGAGTTTAGTCTTTTCCTAGACGATGGCCATTACGTGCTGCTGGCATCGGTGGCCGGTGGTTCCATATTTCCCATTTATCAGGCATATCAAGAGTATCCAGATTTATTTGATGATGCTGATCTATATGATTACACCTTTCACCTGGTTGACTTGCGCAAGGGTTGCCTGGCAGATACACTGCGTATAGAACATGATTTCATCGTGCTGTCACACAATCACAGTGTTTCATTGTATGGACGTACATTGGCCATTTTATCTACATACCGTCAATGTATAGAGTTACTTGAATTGGATGCCAAGGGTAAACTAAAAAAGCTATACACTGTGGGACCGTATGGCAGTAATTTGGATAGAGATCGTATAATGGAACACCAGCTACTATGTAATAATCCCTTGGATCATACTCATCCGGTGCCAATGTCacatttaaagcaaaaaatattGGCTTTTTTCTATACCAAAGCCTTAGAGGAGCCCACAGAGTTTTTgagaaaagaaaaactaaagcagttttataaacattttggtCTG ATAGAACGCATGTTAATACTAAAGATGCAATTGATTGATAGCGACAACATCTTACTGCGCTATGAAAAACGCCAATCCCAGATGCCTTTAGAAATGTTGGTGGGCAATGCAGATACattcagcaaaaattttaaattctatgTATTCTATAATATACCAGAGCAAAAGGTATTGAAGGTCTTCCATAAAAATTCGGTTACTTTATTGTTGATGCTACGCAATTACTGTGATGAGTTCCGCAATGTGCGTTCATTGCAAATGCCCTGGCATGCTTCGTCACCGAGCAACAATGATTTCTTTCGAGCAGCATTTGATGT AGCCCTAAAATCGTTTTCCGGTGGCCTGGCTGAAGCTGCTGATCGCTTTAATCCCACTTTACCCATAAGTTCGCAGAGCTTTTCCACCAGCCCCTATCTGGACTATTCACTTTTCAACTATGACGATCGTTTCATTTCAACTTTGGAGCGACCACGTCTTATAGGCATGGATCCCATACGATTTAGTGATCGCAATACTGATCTTCTCAAGTTTCGTGTTTATTTGGAAAAATCTTCAGATACCTGGCAAGATTATGAAATGGGCAATAATCCTCGTGATTTGGTAACATTCATATTTCATCCTTATGAGCCGTTTTTCATAAGCATACAAAAATTTATATCACGttatgttttaaattttcatgtaTACAATACAAAGACCAGAGTAGAAACGTGA
- the LOC106084328 gene encoding putative helicase mov-10-B.1 isoform X1 gives MTDIYMDHASRLKKLCEDLRRSLQSMRIQQMQPLDYLDINTSTSKEFLDNASKTSSGYDEEFNDDSDQESHKNSTFEENKVNEIIVISDDDDEDSDAWTICSNFDDEYYTFSLDDVLPVKPEKLFFKTKNHLPSYPPSEKLKVSNKQNFSLASLGDSEVIKKYMKTLRLTHDNVKEVLQTMLEIEDITEMLDYTDLAQKDVTITWTEKRQYKFAIQKLNIPNNVNIDDVVVPFMDDLVVIPKASSLIEETTPPKYIIDRLFPHPHEYEMDQSLRRRVGSVTKVTKDEIHFRFCEDENFTAIQKFALSGTKYDIVIRPRRLPVRYQYRALELLGESEDLRQYLFPQANLLKAIKQGPRMELNLFNSTIASNPEQLEAVNCILEGPNPNAPFVIFGPPGTGKTTTIVESILQLRLLKPGSRILVAAGSNAACDTIALRICQYFNSNTVLQEIEQRDPKTQKSLIRIYSKSIIEKGLHHIDPLLQAKSNCQLGVHYYPSVEHIRQHGIVVATLCTVGKLVTGDIGEMNFFSHIFIDEAGASTEPEALVGIMGIKSSNCRVILSGDHKQLGPILKSERANQLGLGKSLMERLLSCECYGIDDNANYDRSIQARLKRNYRSHPEIVKIFNHLYYKNELIAEAKKEDVNLAAKWCKLPNPNFPIIFQAVHGITEKDTVTPSSRNNLELKVLMWFLRRLLFDGIDGQRVAQSDIGIITPYRLQNKLIQYELQDHGWTGVESGSVEAFQGREKQIIVVSLVRSFAGLGFVRNPKRLNVILSRPKSLLILIGNPLTLKRHHDFAYIMDECRNHGTFLRKKKTKKSASSRRASLVKL, from the exons ATGACTGATATATATATGGACCATGCCAGCCGCCTAAAGAAGCTGTGCGAGGATCTTCGTAGATCATTGCAAAGCATGCGAATTCAA caaaTGCAACCTTTGGACTATTTAGACATCAATACCTCAACTtcaaaagagtttttggacaATGCTTCCAAAACCAGCAGTGGATATGATGAAGAGTTCAATGATGACAGTGATCAGGAATCCCATAAAAATTCAACCTTTGAGGAAAACAAGGTTAACGAGATAATTGTTATATCCGATGACGACGATGAAGACAGTGATGCCTGGACCATATGTTCCAATTTCGATGATGAATACTATACCTTTAGTTTAGATGATGTTTTGCCAGTTAAACCTGAAAAATT atttttcaaaaccaaaaatcattTGCCTTCTTATCCACCAAGTGAAAAACTGAAAGTGTCTAATAAGCAAAACTTTTCCTTGGCCTCATTGGGCGATAGTGAAGTTATCAAGAAATACATGAAGACCTTACGTTTAACGCATGACAATGTGAAAGAAGTGCTTCAAACAATGCTTGAAATCGAAGATATAACCGAAATGTTGGACTATACGGATTTAGCCCAGAAAGATGTTACAATCACCTGGACAGAAAAACGCCAATATAAGTTTGCG aTTCAAAAACTTAACATTCCCAATAATGTGAATATTGATGATGTCGTTGTACCTTTCATGGATGATTTGGTGGTCATACCAAAGGCAAGCAGTTTAATTGAAGAAACAACTCCTCCAAAATATATCATAGATCGTTTATTTCCCCATCCGCATGAATATGAAATGGATCAAAGTTTAAGGCGACGCGTTGGCTCTGTTACCAAAGTAACCAAAGATGAGATACATTTCCGTTTCTGTGAAGATGAAAATTTTACTGCAATTCAGAAATTCGCTTTGTCAGGTACAAAGTATGACATTGTAATTCGACCACGTCGTTTGCCGGTTCGTTATCAATACCGTGCCTTAGAATTGTTGGGTGAAAGTGAGGATTTGCGTCAGTATTTATTTCCTCAAGCTAATCTTTTAAAGGCAATAAAACAGGGACCAAGAATGGA attaaatttatttaattcaaCCATAGCCTCCAATCCGGAACAGTTAGAAGCTGTCAACTGTATATTAGAAGGTCCCAATCCCAATGCTCCATTTGTGATTTTCGGTCCACCAG GAACTGGCAAAACCACAACTATAGTGGAATCTATACTACAATTGCGACTTCTGAAACCAGGAAGCCGTATACTTGTCGCCGCCGGTTCCAATGCTGCTTGTGATACCATTGCATTACGAATATGCCAATATTTTAATAGCAATACCGTGTTGCAAGAAATCGAACAACGTGATCCCAAAACTCAAAAATCCCTTATACGCATCTATTCGAAGAGTATTATTGAAAAGGGTTTACATCATATTGATCCGCTGTTGCAGGCCAAATCTAATTGTCAACTTGGTGTTCATTACTATCCTTCGGTGGAGCATATACGTCAACATGGCATTGTTGTTGCCACCTTATGCACGGTTGGCAAATTGGTTACCGGCGATATTGGTGAAATGAATTTCTTTTCCCATATTTTTATTGATGAAGCTGGTGCTTCTACAGAGCCCGAGGCTTTAGTTGGTATTATGGGTATAAAATCATCAAATTGCCGTGTtattttatcgggagatcataAACAATTGGGACCAATTTTAAAATCCGAACGAGCCAATCAATTGGGCTTGGGAAAATCTCTAATGGAAAGATTGCTAAGTTGTGAATGCTATGGTATTGATGATAATGCCAACTATGATCGCAGCATACAGGCAAGATTGAAGCGCAACTATCGCTCACATCCGGAGATTGTGAAGATTTTCAATCATTTGTACTACAAAAATGAATTGATTGCAGAGGCGAAAAAAG AAGATGTCAATTTAGCTGCCAAATGGTGTAAATTGCCCAATCCCAACTTTCCCATTATATTTCAAGCTGTACACGGTATTACCGAAAAAGATACGGTTACACCCAGTTCACGTAACAATCTGGAATTGAAAGTGCTAATGTGGTTTCTAAGACGTTTGCTCTTTGATGGCATAGATGGTCAACGTGTGGCCCAATCTGATATTGGTATTATAACACCATATCGTTTACAAAACAAATTGATACAATATGAGCTGCAAGATCATGGTTGGACTGGAGTCGAAAGTGGTAGTGTTGAAGCATTTCAAGGCagagaaaaacaaattattgttGTTTCGTTGGTGAGATCATTTGCCGGCCTGGGATTTGTTAGGAATCCAAAG CGTCTTAATGTTATACTATCACGCCCCAAGTCCTTATTGATACTTATAGGCAATCCTTTGACTTTAAAACGTCATCATGACTTTGCCTACATCATGGATGAATGTCGTAATCATGGCACTTTTCTgcgtaaaaagaaaacaaaaaagtcTGCATCTTCCAGAAGAGCATCCTTAGTaaagttgtaa